Proteins co-encoded in one Bos taurus isolate L1 Dominette 01449 registration number 42190680 breed Hereford chromosome X, ARS-UCD2.0, whole genome shotgun sequence genomic window:
- the BEX3 gene encoding protein BEX3, whose protein sequence is MANIHQENEEMEQPVQNGEEDRPLGGGEGHQPERNHRRGQARRLAPNFRWVIPNRQVNDGMGGEGDDMEIFMEEMREIRRKLRELQLRNCLRILMGELSNHHDHHDEFCLMP, encoded by the coding sequence aTGGCTAATATCCACCAGGAAAACGAAGAAATGGAGCAACCCGTGCAGAACGGAGAGGAAGACCGCCCTTTGGGAGGGGGCGAAGGCCACCAGCCAGAAAGAAATCATAGACGGGGACAGGCTCGCCGACTTGCCCCTAATTTCCGATGGGTTATACCCAATAGACAGGTCAATGATGGGATGGGTGGAGAGGGAGACGATATGGAAATATTCATGGAGGAGATGAGGGAAATCAGGAGAAAACTTAGGGAGCTGCAGTTGAGGAATTGTCTGCGTATCCTTATGGGGGAGCTCTCTAATCACCATGACCATCATGATGAATTTTGCCTTATGCCTTGA
- the BEX3 gene encoding protein BEX3 isoform X2 — MEQPVQNGEEDRPLGGGEGHQPERNHRRGQARRLAPNFRWVIPNRQVNDGMGGEGDDMEIFMEEMREIRRKLRELQLRNCLRILMGELSNHHDHHDEFCLMP, encoded by the coding sequence ATGGAGCAACCCGTGCAGAACGGAGAGGAAGACCGCCCTTTGGGAGGGGGCGAAGGCCACCAGCCAGAAAGAAATCATAGACGGGGACAGGCTCGCCGACTTGCCCCTAATTTCCGATGGGTTATACCCAATAGACAGGTCAATGATGGGATGGGTGGAGAGGGAGACGATATGGAAATATTCATGGAGGAGATGAGGGAAATCAGGAGAAAACTTAGGGAGCTGCAGTTGAGGAATTGTCTGCGTATCCTTATGGGGGAGCTCTCTAATCACCATGACCATCATGATGAATTTTGCCTTATGCCTTGA